ATCCCACCGCACGGTCGGTGCTGGGCGAGAACCGTCGGATCGTCGGCAAGCGCTTCGCCGACGTCGTCGCCGACGACGGTCCCCTCCAGGTGTTGCTGGACGAGGACGGCGCTCTCGAGGAGACGGAGGCGGAGGTCTGGATCGACGAGGGGGCCGACAGCCGATGTATCTCGATCCGCGTGACGGGCGTCGGCGGCGACGAGGACCGCGACGTCGGCGACGTCATCCTGATGCACGACGTCACGGAGCGCAAGGAGAGCGAGGAACGACTCCGCCGCCAGAACGAGCAGCTCGAGGAGTTCGCCGGCATCGTCTCGCACGACCTCCGGAACCCGCTGAACGTGGCGTCGGGGCACGTCGAACTCGCACAGGCCGGAAACGAGGAGTCCCTCGACGAGGCCGCAGCGGCACTCGACCGGATGGAGGACCTGATCGACGACGTGCTGACGATGGCTCGCCAGAGCCAGACCGTCGAGGAGACGACGACGCTCTCGCTCGACTCGATCGCCCGCGAGGCCTGGTCGAACGTCGACACCGCGGACGCGACCCTCGTCACGGACGGTGACGGGACGGTCGCGGCCGACGAGAGCCGGCTCCTCCAGCTGCTCGAGAACCTCTATCGAAATAGTATCGAACACGGACGGCCAGACGTGACGGTCCGCGTCGGCACGCTCGACGACGGGTTCTACGTCGAGGACACCGGCCCCGGTATCGCACCGGAGCGGCGCTCCGAGGTCTTCGACCGCGGCGTCACGAGCGACGAGGACGGCACCGGGCTGGGTCTCTCTATCGTCGAGAGCGTGGTCGAGGCCCACGGCTGGGAGATCGCCCTCGCGGAAGGCACCGAGGGCGGGGCGCGCTTCGAGGTCAGGACGGAGCGGGGCGACGGAGACCTGTCGTCGCTCGCGGGCGACCGGACTTCGGCCGGGTCCTGATCCGGCCGCTCAGTACACGTCGTCGAGGTCGTCCTCGTAGTGGCTGTGTTCCTCGGCGGGGAACTCACCCGACTCGACGGCGTC
Above is a genomic segment from Halorientalis sp. LT38 containing:
- a CDS encoding histidine kinase N-terminal 7TM domain-containing protein, translating into MQFPIFLPVLGLTFIVVVALAYNGWRLRPKPGATWFVLTMLSLGIWTVGEIMVVVNTSLEAKLFWLRFLLFGPAITGQCWFFFATRYTGRDSLHRPATVAVLFGLPLAYVAHGIFVRPFPESTLTDVTLTSDGGLTTLSYGLQPGPTAYVAASYLLVGVASYFLFTKFLRSRNVYRTRNFVLLTTGVLILVGHTVSLLGYSPLPNLMLGLFLFPLGGLLGVLGAYTSSLYYWFSLDGLLRRISSRFSDVVPLARQFIVEEIPTGFVVLDDEGRIVDVNPTARSVLGENRRIVGKRFADVVADDGPLQVLLDEDGALEETEAEVWIDEGADSRCISIRVTGVGGDEDRDVGDVILMHDVTERKESEERLRRQNEQLEEFAGIVSHDLRNPLNVASGHVELAQAGNEESLDEAAAALDRMEDLIDDVLTMARQSQTVEETTTLSLDSIAREAWSNVDTADATLVTDGDGTVAADESRLLQLLENLYRNSIEHGRPDVTVRVGTLDDGFYVEDTGPGIAPERRSEVFDRGVTSDEDGTGLGLSIVESVVEAHGWEIALAEGTEGGARFEVRTERGDGDLSSLAGDRTSAGS